CCCGAATCCATTACGACCAGCTCGACATAGGAACCGGCAGGCGTTTCGGCCTCGAGCCCCGGGAAATCCGCATCGACCGCCTTATTGTTCGCTTCAAACATGAGCTTGCCGCCCACCGGCATGGCATCACGCGCGTTCACGGCCAGATTCAACAAGACTTGATGGAGCTGCGACGCATCGCCCATGACCGGCCACAGATTGGCCTGCGCGTTAAACTCGATCTCGATGTTTCGGGGAAAGGTTTCCCTCACGATATTTTCGAGCTCGTTAAAAAGATGCCGGAAACTGATGGCCATGTATTCGCCGTCGGCCCCGCGTGAGAACGTCAATACCTGCCGCACCAGATCCGCGCCTCGCTGCGCGCTCGCCCGGACGATCTCCAACATGCGGTGCGCGTGTTCCTTGCCGCGTGAATCCTGCTTCAGGATGTCGATCGACATGAGGATCGGTGCCAGAATATTGTTCAAGTCATGCGCGATGCCACCCGCGAGCACGCCGATGCTTTCCATGCGTTGTGATCGCAGAAGCCGGGCCTCGAAGTTTTTGCGTTCGGTGAGATCGCGCACACCACCGACCATACGCACCGCTATACCGGCGGGATCACGGACGATCTGGGCGTGGTCTTCCACAAAAGCATAACTGCCGTCCCGGCGCAGCACGCGGTATTCCTCGGTCCACGTCTGAAGCGGGCTCATGATCGCAGTCTTCATACTGGCCGCGATGCGCGCGCGGTCATCTTCATGGATGAGCTGTTCCCAACTCGTCTGCAGTTCATCTTCCTCGGATGCAGCCAAACCAAATGCATTTTCGAAACCATCGCTGCGCCAGATAACATTGGAGCGGAGATTCCAGTCCCAGATCACGTCCCCAATCGTCTTGGCGACCAGTTTGAACCGTTCCTGACTGCCCCGTAGCGAGAGCTCCACGATTTTTTTCGAGGTGATGTCGCGGAAGGTCCAGATGCGTCCGTGATAACGACCATCCTTCCCGATGACGGGAGCGGTGTAGCGATCCAGGACGGTGCCATCGATCATCTCCAGTTCATCACGGCTGACCTCGTTCGGATGGGAATCCAAATGAGTGAGCCGCATCCCGAACTCCTCGGGATTTTTCATCAAGGTCATGACGTGCTGCACCTGCAGTTTGTCGTGCTCGAGTTCTGAAATTTCGCGGGGTATCTTGCAGACGACGGCGAAGCGGTCGTTTTGCAGGATGCTTCGGCCCTCTGCATCCACAATCAGGATACCGTCGATCGAGGTGTTTAATTGCGCTTCCAGGACTGCGGTTTTTCCACGCAGCTCTTCCTCTGCCGCCTTGAGTTCGGTGATGTCCTGCAGTGTGCCGATCACACGGGTCGGTTCCGCATCAGGTTCAAGGATCAGCTCCGAGCGCTGCTGCACATAACGGATTTCTCCATCGGGGCGGATGATGCGATGATCGAAGGTGATCCGGGGTAATCCCGGGCAGAGGGTTTGCTGACGCTGCCGGACCGACTCCAGGTCATCGGGGTGGATACGCTCGATAAAGGTTTCCGCCAACCGCTCCGGACTTCCATGAGCAACACCGAGAATATCATACACCTGACTCGAGCAGTCACGGTAGACGTGCTGCGTATCGCTTTCCCAATCACCAATCGTTGCGATTCGTTGCGAGGCTTCCAAACGCGTGCGCAAGAGATCCGCTTCGCTGAGAGAATAACTCATATAGAGGGGGTTGCGTCCGTGGAAATTGCGGAGCCGAGAGTCTCCTTAATTTGGGGGCGCAACCGATTAATAATCCCCGAAGAAAAACGTGTCGATATTGTTATATCGATACTCCAACGAATTACGCATCCCTAGTTCTATCTAGACAACGCGGCGCACCCTGCGCCCGACAGAGTAACTGCCGGGCATTCACCAAGAGTTGATCAAGCGTCGGCCGACCACTTAAAGATCAGCGTGGTGAGCGGCGGAATCGTGAGGCTCAAGCTGTGTGGATAGCCATTGCAGGGAATGTCGTCGGCCAGACGGCCGCCTTCGTTACCCGCGCCGGTTCCGCCATAATAAGCACTGTTCGTATTGAGCACTTCCTTCCACCAACCACCACGTGGCACGCCGACCCGGAAGTTTCCACGCATCACAGGCGTGAAGTGGCCCACCACCGCGAAGAAGGTCTGCTGGAATTCGTCCTGACGCAGGTAGCTCACGACACTGGCGCCGCCATCATGCGAATTGATCCAGCGAAAGCCGCGTCCATCGAGATCGTTGCAGCTGAGCACCGGCTCGTTTTTGTAGAGATGATTGAGCTCACGGACCAGCAGACGGATGCCTTCATGGTCTTTGTATTGCAGCAAGTGCCAGTCGAGGCTGCTGGCGTAGGCCCACTCGCGTGACTGGCCGAATTCGCAGCCCATGAAGAGCAGCTTCTTGCCGGGCCACGCCCACATGTGCCCGTAAAGCGAACGGAGCGTGGCGGCTTTTTCAGCAATATCCCAGGCGCCCATTTTATTGAGCATGGAGCCTTTCCCGTGAACGACTTCATCGTGCGAAAACACCGTGACGAAGTTTTCCGAATACTGATAAAGCGCGCCGAAGGTGAGGTCGTTATGGTGCCACTTGCGATGAATCGGCTCTTTCTGAAAATACTTCAGCGTGTCGTGCATCCAGCCCATGTTCCACTTGAAGTCGAAACCGATGCCGCCGTGCTCGACCGCTCGCGAGATGCCCGAGAAGGACGTGGACTCCTCGGCGATCGTGAGCACGCCGGGATAATACGAGTGAACCAGCTGGTTGGTCTGGCGCAGGAAATCGATGGCCTCGAGATTTTCGCGTCCGCCGAACTTGTTAGGAATCCACTCGCCGTCCTTGCGTGAGTAATCGAGGTAAAGCATCGACGCGACCGCATCCACGCGCAGGCCGTCGAGATGGTAGAGATCAAGCCACGCGAGCGCGTTCGCGATGAGGAAGCAACGGACCTCGTTGCGACCGAAGTTAAAAATGAGCGTGCCCCAATCCATGTGCGCGCCCTGGCGCGGATCAGCATGCTCGTAGAGATGCGTGCCGTCGAACTCGGCGAGGGCAAAGCTGTCGCGCGGGAAATGCGCGGGCACCCAGTCGAGAATCACGCCGATGCCGCGCTGGTGCAGGTGGTCGACGAAGAAAGCGAAATCCGCCGGCGTTCCGAAGCGCTGCGTCGGAGCGAAAAAGCCGGTGACCTGATAACCCCACGAGCCGTCGAACGGATGCTCAGCCAAGGGCATGACCTCGATGTGCGTGAAGCCCATTTCGGTCACGTAGTCAGCGAGCATCGGAGCGAGTTCGCGATAGCTGAACGGACGATTGCCGTCCTCGACCTTGCGTTTCCACGAGCCGAGGTGGACTTCGTAAATGGAAAGAGGCCGGTCGATGCGGCCGGCATCGGCGGCACGTTTTTGCATCCACTCCGAATCCTTCCACGCATGGGTGCGCGGGTTGTAAACGATGGATGCGTTGCCGGGAGGCGCCTCGAAATAAGCACCGTAGGGATCGGTCTTGATGAGGATGTTTTGGGACTGGTCGAGGAGCTCGTATTTATAGAGCTCGCCCTCGCCCAAACCGGGAATGAACAACTCCCAGACACCGGAGCCGCCGAGCGGACGCATCGGATGATAGCGGCCATCCCAGTGGTTGAAATTACCGACAACCGACACGCGGGCGGCGCTCGGGGCCCAGACCGCGAAGGACACGCCGGGAATCCCGTCGATCACGCGCAGGTGCGAACCAAGTTTTTCGTAGATGCGGTGTTCGTTGCCCTCGTTGAAGAGATAGAGATCCTGTTCACCCAGCGTAGGGAGAAATGAATACGGATCAAAAAACTGGCGGATCTCGCCGCTGTGCAAGGTGGCACGCAGTTGATAGCGGAAGACGTCTTTTACCTTGGGGATGAAAACCTCGAACAAACCCTCGGGGGCGAGCAACTCCATCTCGACGCCGGGTGCCGTCTTCTTACTGACATCGACCACTTCGCAGGCCTTCGCCTCGCGAATAAAAGCGCGAACCAACACGCCCTGACTGCGTCCTTGTTTGAAGGGCCGCATGCCCAGAAAATCATGGGGGCAGGCGTTGCGGGCTTCGATGAAGGAGGCGAGTTCTACGGGAGTAAGGATCACGCTTGGTTGGGGGGTTGTGTGAAGTGTGCGGCCAGCAGCTAACTGCGTCCAGAGCGGGTTTTACAAAAACCAACAAATCAGGGCACGCCCCGATGGCTCCGGACGCAGACAAAGATCAACCGGTATTCTTGAGACCGCCCGAGATGCCATTGATTGTAAGTTCAACGACGCCGCGCGTGGCTTCGTCCTCGGACTTCGAAAGCTTTCCGCCGCGCAGTCGGCGCATCATCTCGACTTGGAGATAATTGAGCGGGTCGATGTAGGGATTGCGCAGTTGCACGGACTTCAGGAGGACGGGCTCACGGGCGAGGAGCTGCTTTTGGCCGGTGATCGCCAGGATGGCTTTCTCAGTGCGATCAAACTCCGCCATGAGGATGCCGAAGATCCGAGAGCGGATCGCGGGTTCCTCGACGAGGCCAGCGTAGAGCTCGGCAATGCCCATGTCGGCCTTGCGCATGGTGAGCTGCGCGTTGTCGATCATCGTCTGGAAGAACGGCCACTCGGCGTGGAGCGTGCGCAGGAGTTTTTTGCCCTTCGGTCCGCGCTTGAGCACGGCGTCGAGCGCGGAGCCGAGGCCATACCAGCCGGGGAAGTTAAAGCGGCTCTGCATCCATGAGAAGACCCAGGGGATTGCGCGCAGATCTTCGACGCTCGTGGTGTTGCGACGGAACGTGGGACGCGAACCGAATTTAAGATTACTGATCTCGTCGATGGGCGTGGCTTGTTTCCAGAACACGAGGAACTCGGGATCCTTGTGCACGAGTTTTTCGTAAGCCGCAAAACCGGCGGCACTCATCGTCTCCATCGCATCGGTCCACTCGGCGGGCGGCACGAACGGTTTCTGCGCGGCATGCGAACCGAGGAGAACGCCATAGGCCATCTGCTCGAGGATACGATGGGCGAGGTCGGCATCGTGATAACGCGTGGAAAGCACTTCGCCCTGTTCGGTGACGCGAATGCCGCCATCGCGCAGGCCGATGGGTTGCGCGAGAATGGCCTTCGCAGCCGGACCGCCGCCGCGCGCGATACTGCCGCCGCGTCCGTGGAAAAGCGTGACGCGCACATCATGTTCGCGGCAGACGGCGGTGATGGTTTCCTGGGCCTTGTAGAGCGCCCAATTAGCCGTGAGGTAACCGCAGTCCTTATTCGAGTCGGAGTAGCCGAGCATGACGTGCTGATGATCAGACGCGGCCTTCAAGATCGGAGCATACGCGGGATGCGTGAAGAGCGTGCCGAGAACTTCCGGCGCGAGGTTCAAGTCGTCGAGCGTCTCGAAGAGCGGAGCGATCGGCAGGTTGGTGCCGGTGAGCTTCATCAGGTAAACCACCTCCAGAATATCGGAGACGGCGTCGGTCATGCTGATGATGTAGATACCGAGCGAGGACGGGCCGAACTTCGCGGCGGCCAGCGAGGCGACGCGGAGCGGATCGAGGACGTTGCGCGTGGGAGCGGAGAGTTTGCCGAGCGCCGTCACTCCGAGCGGACGCGCGGAGTCGATGGCGGCGGTGAGCAGTTCACGTTTCGTGTTCTCGTCGAGTTTCGCGTAATCGGCGCGGTCGAGCAATTCGGTGACGGCCGCCTCGTGGTGGCTGGAGTGCTGGCGCAGGTCGAGATGCGATGCGTGCAGGCCGAAAATATCGATCTGGTTACGGAGTGCCTGAAGATCGCCATCGGCCAGCAAAGCACCGCGGCCAGCGAGCAGGCTGTCGCGCATGGTTTCAACGGCTTCACGCAGCGTCTCGACGGGCAGTGCCGGCTCGTCGTCGGCCGTCTCAGGCATCAACACGGTGCCATCGCGCGCCTCGTCAGTGGCGCGGCCCAGACGTTCGCGCAGACCGCCCAGCAGGAGACGATACGGCTCGTGCGGATAGCGGCTCATGAGCTGCTCGACATACGGGGAAAGGTGGCGGCTTTCCTTGAGCAGACGGCGCACGGCCGGCGAGACGGTGTCGCGCAAATCCGAGACCGTCAGCGTGTGCAACAGATGCGACACGGCGGCGTGCATTTTATCGACAGCGGTGCGGCGATGCAGCGTGAGGATGTCGGCGGTGACGCGGGCGTTGACGTTCGGATTGCCATCACGATCGCCACCGATCCAGGAACCGAACACGAGCCAGCGAGCGGGCGCCTTGACCTCGGGATAATGGAGCTTGAGGGCGCTCTCCATGTCGGCGTGAAGACGCGGGAGGGTCTGATAAAGCGTGGAGTCGAGATACCAAAGACCCGTGCGGGCCTCGTCGGCCACTTCGGGACGCGCGGTGCGGCTGCGATCCGTGAGCCAGAGGCAGGCGATCTCACGTTCGACGCAAGCGGGATCGGCAAAGGCGAGGCCGTTGACCTCGGGATAAGCGCGCTGGCGCAGCACCTCACCGAGACTCTGGAGTTTCGCCAGCAACGTGCGGCGCTTCGATTCGGTCGGATGCGCGGTGAACACGAGGTCGATGTTGATGCGATCGACCAATTGTTGCATCGCCGCGCTATCGACGCCGCGCTTTTTGAGTTCAACCACGGCGGCCTCGATGGACTCGCGAATGGGCCGGGCATCAGCGGACTTCGGGTCGGCCCCGAGACGAGCGGCACGACGACGGCGAAGCAGCAGAATGCGGAAGTTTTCCTCGGCCAGGTTCACCAGCTCGAAATAAAGCGTGAAGGCCATGGCCTGGCTGAAGGCCTCGGTCGGCGTGAGGTCGGCGATCGCGCGGCTCAATGCGGGGGCGGCGGCGGCGTCCCCGGCGCGACTGGCTTTGGCCAGCGTGCGCAGGCGCTCGACGGTTTCAAGGGCCTCGGGCCCTTCGATTCGGGTGATCACCCGTCCCAACGCGGCCCCCAAGGTGCGGATCTCGGTCCGGAGCTGGGCAAGTTCTTTGAGCGCGGTGGAGGAGCGGGAGACAGTGGAGCGGGCCATGTGGAATTTAAAGCGGGGGCGGGTCGGGAAGATGGAAGGATGATTGCCGCACGCCTGAAAGCGAAAAGTGCGCCAGTCTGCGTGTTTCCCCGAAGTCTCGGGTATTGAAAGAGTGGGAGCTTGCTAGCCGCCGGACGTCCCGCCTTATTTGCGGGCCACCGTGACCAGACGCTTACTCCCCGTCCTTCTTCTTGCCAGTGCGCCGCTTCTTAATGGAGCTTCCCCCGCCCTGCCCGAAATCACCGCCACCCGCACCGAGATCACCGACGCCGGCACGGTTTTCAATGGTGACGCCCGTCTGAACTACGACGGCGCGCTGCTCCTCGCGGATCAGATTTCCTACGACCCAAAGACCCAGGTAGCCCGTGCCACCGGCCATGTCTCGCTCACCCGCGGCCCGCAGCGCCTCCTCGCCGACGAACTCATCTACAATCTGGAGACTCGCAGCTACAGTGTTAAAGACATGCGCGTCGGCCAGGACCCGATTTATATCTCGGGCAGCAGCCTCGAAGGCACCCCCGACAAGGTCGTCATCGAAGACGCCGTCATCACGTTTTCAGACCCCGGCCTCGCTACGCCCACGGTGCGCGCCAGCTCGGTGACCTATATTCCCAGCGATAGCATCACCGCCAAAAGCGCCCGCGTAGGCGTGGGCCCGGTCATGCCGATCCCGGTTCCGCTCTACAGCCAGACGATCAACGATCCCCTGCTCTCGCACGTAAAGGCCCGCGCCGGTTTCAGTTCCAATTTGGGCGGTGAGCTCGACCTCGGCCTGCTCGCGCCGTTCACCCGCACGGTCAAACTCGGCGGCGATCTCGGTATCTACACGAAACGCGGTGTCATGTTCGGCCCGGCCGGCGCCTACGCGTTTGATAACGCCAACCAATCTTTCCACGGTTCGCTCCGCAGCGGTTACATCAGCGACAGCGGTGATCGCGGTAACGACATTCTGCTCAAGCCGATTCCCAAAGAGCGCGGTTTCGTATCCTGGGAACACTACCAGACCGTGGGTGACGACGTCACGTTGCTCGGCCAGGTCAACTACTGGTCCGACTCCGATGTGCTCCGCGACTTCCGTGAGCGCGAATTCCGCGATGTTCAGACGCCCGACAACTTCTTCGAAGGTTATAAGACCGGCGATAATTACGTCGTGTCGGCCTTCACCCGTTTTCAACCCAACGACTACCACGTCGTCCAGCGCCGCCTCCCCGAAATTCGTTTCGACGGTCTGCCCGTGGATGCCGGCGCCGGCATTTATCATCGCGTCAACGCCAGCATCGCTTCCCTCGAAGACAAGTCCCTCCCCGCCCTTTCCGATCCGGTCAACCGTGTGGATACTTACTACGCGCTCACCCGTCCGTTCACCCCGCGCGAATGGCTTTCCATCAAGCCCGTGGCCGGCGCCCGCTTCACTTACTATGACCGCGCCCTCGGCGGCAAAAGCGACTACACCCGCGTGCTCGGCGAAATCGGTTTCGATGCGGATCTCCAGGCCAGCTCGACCTATGACTACAAAAACGAACGCTGGGACATCGATGGCATCCGCCACGTCGTGAAGCCCTATGTTTCCTACCGCGCCATCGGCAATGCCGACCAGGGCCAGGCCTACATTCCGCCCATCGATCGCGACGCGTTTTCCACCTACCTGCAGCCGCTCGGCCTCGGTGATCGCCGCGACATCGACACCCTCGACAAGACCAACACCCTTCGCCTCGGCTTGGACAACGCGATCCAAACCCGCGATCGCGTTTACGGCTCCCGCAATCTCGCCGAATTGAACGTGGCGACCGACTGGCGTTTCGACCGGGCCGCCAACCAGAGCCACTTCTCCGCCATTCAAACCGAAGCCGCGCTCACTCCCGTCAACTGGCTTCGCTTCGATGTTTACAGCAACATCACGCCGAGCGACCTCACGATGCGCGAGATCAACACCGGCGTGACCTTCCGCGACGCCGGCGTGTGGTCCGCACGCGTGAGCACCGACTTCCTCCGGAGCGATCCCGCCGCCGGCGTGGTCGGCATCCAGGAATACAACCTCGATGTGCGTTACACGCTCAACGAAGCCTACCAGCTGCTTTTCCAGCTCAGCTACGACACCCGCCTCGGCAGCTTCAGCCAGCAGACGTTCGGCCTCCGCCAAAACATCCGTAATATCTGGTTCATCGACTACGTTCTCTCGCTTCGTGAGGGCAACTCCCGCGCCGGCTCCACCAGCTTCAGCGTGAGCATCGAACTCGCCAGCTTCTAAGCCGCAATGGACCGCCCTTCACCCGCCGCCAGCCAAGGTCGGTCTTTCCTGCAACTGTTCTCCGCGCTTCGTCCGCACGTCGCCACCGACCGCAACCTTCCCTCGCGCCTGCAACAACTGCTCGCCCGCGAGAAACGGTTCGGCTCCCGCGACCGCCGCCTTTATCGCGAGCTGCTCTACACCGCGCTCCGCCACTTGCCGTGGATCGACGCCCGTCTCGCCACCGATACACCCGACGACGCCATTCGCGCCACCGCCTGGCTCGCCGCTGACACTGCGGCCACCCGCGCCTTCCGCGCTCATTGGACGGCCGGCTGGCCCGAGGTTCCCGCGACTGTCGCCGAAAGGGCCCGCCACCTTTCCGCCGATCCCGCCGCGTTGCTCCCCGCGTGGTTCGCCGAACATTGCCCCGCCGCGTTTCAATCGCCCGCCTTCGATGCGTTGCACACCCGTGCCCCGCTCTGGATTCGACTCCAAACCGATGATGCCACGCCCGTGCTCGCCGAGTTCGAAGCTCGCGGCTGGTCCGTGCAACCCGCCCCCGTTTTATCCACCGCACTTGAGGTGCTTGCCGAGGCCGATCTCACCACGACCGACGCCTACGCCCGCGGCCTGATCGAGATCCAGGATCTCGGTTCACAACTCCTGCTCGCACGGCTTTCCCCCGCGCCCGCCGGTCACTGGCTCGACGCCTGTGCCGGTGCCGGTGGCAAAACCCTCCAACTCGCCCGCCTGCTCGGCACCTCGGGCAAGGTCGATGCCCACGACATCCGCGCCTCCGCGCTCGATGAACTCGGCACCCGCGCTGCCCGCGCCCGCATTGCCAACATCCGTATTTTGTCCGCCGCTCCGTCCGGCACTTACGACGGTGTCTTGATCGACGCCCCATGCAGCGGCACCGGCACCTGGCGTCGCGCCCCGCATCTGAAATGGTGCACCACACCGCAGACCATCACGAATTCCGCCACCGTCCAACGCCAGCTGCTCGAACGCTACGCGCCGCTCGTGAGCGCCGGCGGGCAGCTCGTTTACGCCACCTGCTCCCTCAGCCGTCAGGAAAACGAAGACGTCATCACCGCCTTTCTCGCGGCGCACCCGGAGTTCACCGCCGCCGCCCCCGCGAGCATGTTGCTGCCGTCCGATTATAACACCGACGGTTATTTCGTCGCCCCGTTACGTCGGGTCTGAGCCTTAACCGCGCCGTTCTCCACCACTCGTGCGCGTCTTCCACCCTTGCCTCCGTTCCTGAAATTCGGAATCACTGCATCCCGCACGACCCGTCGCACGTTTCAATTATGAAGTGCTCACCCTCAACCTCACAGCGTTTGACCGCTTTGACTCCGTCGCCAGCTGGCAACGGGCTGAGGACCATCCTGCGCTTCCTGCCCGCCGCATGAGCAAACCGTCGTCCATCGACGCCGCCTCGCCGGCCGACGACTCCCGCCACGCGCACGATGCGCAACTCGTTCGCCGCGTTGGCACCGGCGATCAATCCGCCCTCGGTGAACTCTACGACCGCTGGGTCCGCCCCTTGCACGCACTCGCCAGCAACATCCTTCACGATCCCACCGAGGCCGAAGATGTGCTCCACGACGTTTTCCTGACTCTCTGGCGCAAGTCCGCCGACTTCGACACCACGCGCGGCCACGCTTTTTCTTGGGCCGCCACGCTCACGCGCAATCGTGCCATCGACCGTCTGCGTTCCCGCTCGCGTCGTTCGGAGCTGCTTAATCAAGCCGCGCCAGCCGATCTCGGCTACGACGAATCCAACCCCGGTGCCGACGGCACGGATTCCGCCGGCCACCTCTGGCTTAAGGAAAAATCCTCCGCCGTCCGGCGCGCCCTCGCCACCCTCCCCGGCGATCAACGCGACGTCCTCCAGCTCGCCTACTTCGGCGGCCTCACCCAGTTGGAAATCGCCGAAAAACTTTCCCAGCCTCTCGGCACCGTCAAAGCCCGCATCCGCCGCGGCTTGCTCAAACTTCGCGACGTGCTCGCGCCGCAGTTATGATCGACGAACGCCACGAAGAACTCGCCGCGCTCTACGCCTTCGACCTGCTCGAAGGTGCGGAACTCTCCGCGTTTGAAACCGCGCTCGCCGGTGATGCCGATCTACGCGCCCTCGTCGATTCGCTGCGCACCACCGCCGCCGATC
This portion of the Rariglobus hedericola genome encodes:
- a CDS encoding hybrid sensor histidine kinase/response regulator; translation: MSYSLSEADLLRTRLEASQRIATIGDWESDTQHVYRDCSSQVYDILGVAHGSPERLAETFIERIHPDDLESVRQRQQTLCPGLPRITFDHRIIRPDGEIRYVQQRSELILEPDAEPTRVIGTLQDITELKAAEEELRGKTAVLEAQLNTSIDGILIVDAEGRSILQNDRFAVVCKIPREISELEHDKLQVQHVMTLMKNPEEFGMRLTHLDSHPNEVSRDELEMIDGTVLDRYTAPVIGKDGRYHGRIWTFRDITSKKIVELSLRGSQERFKLVAKTIGDVIWDWNLRSNVIWRSDGFENAFGLAASEEDELQTSWEQLIHEDDRARIAASMKTAIMSPLQTWTEEYRVLRRDGSYAFVEDHAQIVRDPAGIAVRMVGGVRDLTERKNFEARLLRSQRMESIGVLAGGIAHDLNNILAPILMSIDILKQDSRGKEHAHRMLEIVRASAQRGADLVRQVLTFSRGADGEYMAISFRHLFNELENIVRETFPRNIEIEFNAQANLWPVMGDASQLHQVLLNLAVNARDAMPVGGKLMFEANNKAVDADFPGLEAETPAGSYVELVVMDSGTGMTPEVLERMFEAFFTTKGEGKGTGLGLASVYAIVKKYHGFINVTSEVGVGTTFKIYFPVDPSLRSDSRAPMMIDNQRGKGETVLLIDDERSIRDIAQQTLEGFGYHVLVAGDGIEGIALYVRNLKSIDVVITDMMMPNCDGISTINALLGINPQVRIIAASGLEIKREVVKGVGDFLAKPYSAETMLKLLREVLDRPKA
- the glgB gene encoding 1,4-alpha-glucan branching protein GlgB, with the translated sequence MILTPVELASFIEARNACPHDFLGMRPFKQGRSQGVLVRAFIREAKACEVVDVSKKTAPGVEMELLAPEGLFEVFIPKVKDVFRYQLRATLHSGEIRQFFDPYSFLPTLGEQDLYLFNEGNEHRIYEKLGSHLRVIDGIPGVSFAVWAPSAARVSVVGNFNHWDGRYHPMRPLGGSGVWELFIPGLGEGELYKYELLDQSQNILIKTDPYGAYFEAPPGNASIVYNPRTHAWKDSEWMQKRAADAGRIDRPLSIYEVHLGSWKRKVEDGNRPFSYRELAPMLADYVTEMGFTHIEVMPLAEHPFDGSWGYQVTGFFAPTQRFGTPADFAFFVDHLHQRGIGVILDWVPAHFPRDSFALAEFDGTHLYEHADPRQGAHMDWGTLIFNFGRNEVRCFLIANALAWLDLYHLDGLRVDAVASMLYLDYSRKDGEWIPNKFGGRENLEAIDFLRQTNQLVHSYYPGVLTIAEESTSFSGISRAVEHGGIGFDFKWNMGWMHDTLKYFQKEPIHRKWHHNDLTFGALYQYSENFVTVFSHDEVVHGKGSMLNKMGAWDIAEKAATLRSLYGHMWAWPGKKLLFMGCEFGQSREWAYASSLDWHLLQYKDHEGIRLLVRELNHLYKNEPVLSCNDLDGRGFRWINSHDGGASVVSYLRQDEFQQTFFAVVGHFTPVMRGNFRVGVPRGGWWKEVLNTNSAYYGGTGAGNEGGRLADDIPCNGYPHSLSLTIPPLTTLIFKWSADA
- the ppc gene encoding phosphoenolpyruvate carboxylase, encoding MARSTVSRSSTALKELAQLRTEIRTLGAALGRVITRIEGPEALETVERLRTLAKASRAGDAAAAPALSRAIADLTPTEAFSQAMAFTLYFELVNLAEENFRILLLRRRRAARLGADPKSADARPIRESIEAAVVELKKRGVDSAAMQQLVDRINIDLVFTAHPTESKRRTLLAKLQSLGEVLRQRAYPEVNGLAFADPACVEREIACLWLTDRSRTARPEVADEARTGLWYLDSTLYQTLPRLHADMESALKLHYPEVKAPARWLVFGSWIGGDRDGNPNVNARVTADILTLHRRTAVDKMHAAVSHLLHTLTVSDLRDTVSPAVRRLLKESRHLSPYVEQLMSRYPHEPYRLLLGGLRERLGRATDEARDGTVLMPETADDEPALPVETLREAVETMRDSLLAGRGALLADGDLQALRNQIDIFGLHASHLDLRQHSSHHEAAVTELLDRADYAKLDENTKRELLTAAIDSARPLGVTALGKLSAPTRNVLDPLRVASLAAAKFGPSSLGIYIISMTDAVSDILEVVYLMKLTGTNLPIAPLFETLDDLNLAPEVLGTLFTHPAYAPILKAASDHQHVMLGYSDSNKDCGYLTANWALYKAQETITAVCREHDVRVTLFHGRGGSIARGGGPAAKAILAQPIGLRDGGIRVTEQGEVLSTRYHDADLAHRILEQMAYGVLLGSHAAQKPFVPPAEWTDAMETMSAAGFAAYEKLVHKDPEFLVFWKQATPIDEISNLKFGSRPTFRRNTTSVEDLRAIPWVFSWMQSRFNFPGWYGLGSALDAVLKRGPKGKKLLRTLHAEWPFFQTMIDNAQLTMRKADMGIAELYAGLVEEPAIRSRIFGILMAEFDRTEKAILAITGQKQLLAREPVLLKSVQLRNPYIDPLNYLQVEMMRRLRGGKLSKSEDEATRGVVELTINGISGGLKNTG
- a CDS encoding LPS-assembly protein LptD, translated to MTRRLLPVLLLASAPLLNGASPALPEITATRTEITDAGTVFNGDARLNYDGALLLADQISYDPKTQVARATGHVSLTRGPQRLLADELIYNLETRSYSVKDMRVGQDPIYISGSSLEGTPDKVVIEDAVITFSDPGLATPTVRASSVTYIPSDSITAKSARVGVGPVMPIPVPLYSQTINDPLLSHVKARAGFSSNLGGELDLGLLAPFTRTVKLGGDLGIYTKRGVMFGPAGAYAFDNANQSFHGSLRSGYISDSGDRGNDILLKPIPKERGFVSWEHYQTVGDDVTLLGQVNYWSDSDVLRDFREREFRDVQTPDNFFEGYKTGDNYVVSAFTRFQPNDYHVVQRRLPEIRFDGLPVDAGAGIYHRVNASIASLEDKSLPALSDPVNRVDTYYALTRPFTPREWLSIKPVAGARFTYYDRALGGKSDYTRVLGEIGFDADLQASSTYDYKNERWDIDGIRHVVKPYVSYRAIGNADQGQAYIPPIDRDAFSTYLQPLGLGDRRDIDTLDKTNTLRLGLDNAIQTRDRVYGSRNLAELNVATDWRFDRAANQSHFSAIQTEAALTPVNWLRFDVYSNITPSDLTMREINTGVTFRDAGVWSARVSTDFLRSDPAAGVVGIQEYNLDVRYTLNEAYQLLFQLSYDTRLGSFSQQTFGLRQNIRNIWFIDYVLSLREGNSRAGSTSFSVSIELASF
- a CDS encoding RsmB/NOP family class I SAM-dependent RNA methyltransferase, with product MDRPSPAASQGRSFLQLFSALRPHVATDRNLPSRLQQLLAREKRFGSRDRRLYRELLYTALRHLPWIDARLATDTPDDAIRATAWLAADTAATRAFRAHWTAGWPEVPATVAERARHLSADPAALLPAWFAEHCPAAFQSPAFDALHTRAPLWIRLQTDDATPVLAEFEARGWSVQPAPVLSTALEVLAEADLTTTDAYARGLIEIQDLGSQLLLARLSPAPAGHWLDACAGAGGKTLQLARLLGTSGKVDAHDIRASALDELGTRAARARIANIRILSAAPSGTYDGVLIDAPCSGTGTWRRAPHLKWCTTPQTITNSATVQRQLLERYAPLVSAGGQLVYATCSLSRQENEDVITAFLAAHPEFTAAAPASMLLPSDYNTDGYFVAPLRRV
- a CDS encoding sigma-70 family RNA polymerase sigma factor gives rise to the protein MSKPSSIDAASPADDSRHAHDAQLVRRVGTGDQSALGELYDRWVRPLHALASNILHDPTEAEDVLHDVFLTLWRKSADFDTTRGHAFSWAATLTRNRAIDRLRSRSRRSELLNQAAPADLGYDESNPGADGTDSAGHLWLKEKSSAVRRALATLPGDQRDVLQLAYFGGLTQLEIAEKLSQPLGTVKARIRRGLLKLRDVLAPQL